The Oryza brachyantha chromosome 7, ObraRS2, whole genome shotgun sequence genomic interval gtgggcacggctattcgaatagattatactctgatcggaggtgtactactgtacccacaagacacgactccactacacttgaacgtgtgccgacataccaccatggtataccggaaaggagaccgtgataggacccgtcacataaccctccctatttaatcgcaccacacttcaggtttcaccccctcctttacaccatgtcgggcagtcccctcttgtgccttggtagatccggaagcagcagaggctttcgttacaccacgattgcccgtccatctccatcacgcctacccttgcctcggtacgtcaaacagttcgaagtcatgctccaaatcccaccttacccattttggcatgtggttagcacttaattacttccagggtttcccgtgaaccggtccttaattgccatgggtgtgactctcaaaaccatgcacccatagcccaccattatcaatattttagttggcattaacccgaaccgggtaatgaatcaatatctcagctattcagaactaagcatgattaaatgtgatcccatgagctacttgttctaagcaaggctaagcattaacctagtcctaactctaatcaagttacccttggtccATCATGAATTAAGtcggataatcaacggcataataataaggtttacccgaagaaaataaatacagaaaatactttaattaaaacaatgcatatttgaataaataaagcggggaattttgcaataatgggttcaatatgatcaagaatgagtgccacttgccttgctctggcccctagggaacttcggcgacgatctcgaagtaaaccggctcttcggcggggtccgaatctacgcgacaaagcacaaaaataaataaaacaggcacaaactctactgaaatagcaaaagaaagtatttttaatggattcttgacaattttatgaatttaatgaaatttgaatggacctaaacggagactagatgaattacttatgaattttagaagttttctggatttttaactaaacagaaaagtcctaaatcaattattgcgcaattaatggggctgctgacgtcagcgaggagagagggggtgctgacgggtgggggccacttgtcggtgggagagaggggagaggagaggctgacaagtgggtcccacgggaggagagagggaggaggggcgcggggcaactgacgggtgggacccgtcggtcggcgagaggggaaacagagaggggagcggggagatgtggctcgggcggacggcggcagccgggggcggcgacagcggcagcgcacggcgacggcgacgacggcacgcgcggcgcagccgggcaaagcggcggcgacggactggcgcggcgacgacgaccgggcgacgagcgcaGGCACGCACgacgtcgcgaaggcgacgacggcagcagcgagcggcggcgacgacgagctccgcacacgtccggcgacggcgtgcggctcgtcggcggtcggccgggaaggaaaagagagaagggaggaggaaggagacgctcaccagcggcggcgaccgagcgggtgagtcggcgaggtcaaggtggaggtggtgatgcGGGTAGGCGCGGTCGATCGGCGAAGGCGgcagagatcgatcggcggcggtgaggaggtcggatGCGGCCGCGAtcgggtggcgagaggatgcacGAGTGCTggagatgcccgccggcgacgaccgggcggcagcaagtgggcgacggcgaggcggaggtgatgacgcggctggacggcggcgaagggcgcccgacagcgagatcgaacggcggcgacgacggggcagcgcggcggcggctcgggcggagaggaaaaagtgggcgacggcgcggcggcggtggggatttatagtgccgggaggccggctagggcgggcggaggttggagaccgagtcgggcgcggcgaggtctcggcggcgaccgttgcggcggcggcggttgcggcgcggcggcggactcggactcggccggcgcggcgcggcgcgggctggggAGGGCGCGGTCGctaacaggtgggccccacatgtcagtggcgcgagggaggaggaagacggcgCGGACTTCGTGGGGACGgggcgggcgagcgagctgggccgaggcggcggcccaggcggaggggaggcgcgcgcgggggaagaaggccggaggccggtcggcttggccggccgagcggggagaggtgggccggctcggctgggccggcccgggaaggagggaaaagaaaaagagagaggaggataattggacttcggcccaatttgagaaggaagggaaaaagaaaggaaaaaggagggaaaaaggaaaaccccacttttgccgagttttaaattaatttgtttggccaaattttatacttctgcaatttgaatttaaatccagttagtcgatttgcgagcctcgatttcattaaatttggttgttttagagggatttttcctgagttaattaagccaattgttatttacggatttctttttatgattttaggcttaggacaaaactccagGTGCGACAACTCACTTCTTGGTCATTTACTTCATGCTCAGATTCAGCCTCACTTATATCCTCTGTATGCTCATTTGGGGTAGGATTAGAACCATGTTCTAATGGACTCCCAACATTAGGGCAAGATTCTCTTCTACCTTGACAAGAATAGACCAATCTCTTCAACTCTGCAACCTCATCACGTAGTTCATCCACCGTTCCTTGAAGGACTGCAACTTGTTTCTCAGCTTTGtgtcgaccacgaagtgccaCTTAAACCTTTGTTTGAGTATACTTGCGATGCCCATGCATGCCTAAAGTAGAGGGGGTAGGTCCAAAACCAACAGAGCGTACATACCACCTAGGCTCACGTCCAAATACATGGGTCAATGGAGTCCCGTTTTTACGTGTATGTGTTTTGATATACATCTCATCTCTACGTGGCATGTACCAAGTTTTTCAACCTACACCCAAGAAATAGTCATGTAACAAATAAGTTTATATGGAAGTCAACATTTGCGAAAGAAATTCTGCACTTAGATTTACCCATTCATGTCGAGCACGAGCAAATAACTTGCTGCCAGAGGTACGTGGGGTTAACAGCTTGTCACGATTCATTTTCCCTCTCATGCTTCGAGCCTAAAAAACTTAATAACTAAATAATCAATTATATAACTAATGGTTAAATCATAAGCTTACTTTTGCTTCTGGTGATAGCCAATGATCGACAAGCCACACCCAATTTTCAGGTTGCACTCTGTCATCACAAGCTGCAATAAGTTCCTCCACTGTCTTTGTCTCATTAAAATGAGTTTTCTTCAAATCAGCTTTGTAGTCCTTCCACTTCTTCCCAGCAGTGGCCAAAGAATAATTTTCAAGTCGTTCATCCATCTCATATACACACTATGAAACATGAAAGCAAGCTAAGAGAAATTCATAACATGTTTAGAAAGAAAGCAAGTACCCAATGTTGATTCTGAgcaaaggtaaaaaataaatagataaattatcaTACCTCCAAAGCATCAATAATGAATTGCTTTGCATCTGCATTAACATGTCGCCAATCATCATGGCAGAGAGGGAAACCCTTGGTTCTTACAAGTGAACCAACAACATTAGGAAACTCAACAACTGCTTTCCCAACTGGTTGATCAAATTCATTGAACTCCATCTTGATTAGTGCCTCGTCTTCTCGATATCATATGTTGTCCTTTCTAGTGAATTTTcttccatttcttttctttggttGCGCTCCattggaatctgaaatttgaaaaaaaatagaatttgtagttttgttagTCAAGAAAGATATGAATTAATGGTAAATAAAATTCTCAGTACCATACCCCCATTGTTTTCTGTAGCCATAAGTTGAGGATCTTCAGCGCGTCCTTCATGATCATTTATAGTCCCATTGCTTGCTAGCCTAGGGCATAAATCATTAGCATCATGCTCATTTGTAGTCTCAATTCTAGCAAGTCTAGGGCGAAGATTTCGAGGTTCAATAGGTACATCACATGGTACTGATCTAACAGCTTTCCTTTTCTACAATAGTTAAATACTTGTTAGACCACTTATACTTAATAATAATGATGATCTCTGACTTATAATTATGTATACATGATGATATTAATAACAAACATATAATTCTGATCAACATACCTTACTAGTTTTCTTAGCTTGTTGTGAAGAGCTAGCTCCTTCTGTCCTTAAAGATTGTAGTgcaaactctaaatttagagctgccattttcattttgttctCAGCAATATTGTCATCCCTTCTTCTCTCATAGTCAGTCAAAGGTACCTCCCTACTTCTGCctcttttttgcatttttcctTCTAAAGGCAAAATTGCATGTGAGCAGTTGTAATGAGTTATGCACACATATTTGTATCAGTAGTAATACATAGTAAATAAATTAGTgaaaacatgatttaaaaaatacagaagAAATAAAGAATGACACTTACTTATCTTTCTCATTTGGGTCAACAATAGAACCACCTaactctgttctaaaataactgCCATCCTCAACAACACCAAACTTGCTCAGATTAGCACATGGATTTGGTATTTCTTGAATGTTCTCCAAATGTTCATTTTCAACTTCCCCTAGCTCATAGCAATCACGTGGCCTAGATTGCACAACAGAACACCAATCCTTCTCTATTGGATCCATAACATAATAAACCCGAATTGCTTGTGATGCTAAAATGAAAGGTTCATCCGCCAAATTTTTGCCAGTATTGAATAAATGCTTGAAGTTCACATTAGTAATATCAAATTTATCTACCTTCACCCATTTACCTTCTACCCGATTGTCAACCCAGTCACACTTGAAAAGAACAATATTCCCTTTGCGATAATAGTCCAACTCTATTATTTCTGTAATAATCCCATAATATGTCTTGTTTCTAAACATAGGGTTTTCACAGTTTGCAACATAACAGGAAGTTTGTGCCACTATTGCTACCCCACTACTTTGAACCGACCTACCCTCATCATAAGCCTTTGTATGAAAATTGAATCCATTTATTGAATAGCTATTGTACTTCCTTGCAACCAATAAGGGGCCTTTAGCTAGAATCTGTACTTCATCACTTACTTGTTCACTGCTCATGGTTAATTCAGCTACCTGTAGTATtgaataatattattaatataaaaatggttTCTGTGACAGGGTATTCACATTGATAACTACATTCATTTTTTACTTACATGAAGCCTGAACCACTCATGGAATGTTTCATGGTGCACACGATTAATTTCACGGTTACTTCGGGAACTAGTTGAAAGGTATTCCAAGTGTTTACTTCAAGGTTTCATTGATGATTGCAAcagataaataaagaaaaattataaatttagaggGCAAAACATAGATATCTTACTTTAGGAATGGTTCTATGTGATCATAGTTCAATAAGACATATCTATGAGCTTGAATCCATGCTTGGTAATCTAAAGTAAATGCACTTTTTCCAACCAAACCTCGCCCGatattttttgcaaagtaTGGATTGGTACCAGAATTTCTATTCCTGCTGCCATCATCATTTCTAGCTTTCCGTGTATATCTAATCTCACAACCATGTAGATATTGAGAGCAAAAAGTAAGGCTctcatcaaatatataactttcAGCTATAGATCCCTCCGGATGACTTCTAGTGCGGACATACCCTTTCAATCTCATCAAAAACCTACAGATAATGGTaactttttaactttatatgtgCAAACCTTTCCAAATAAACTTAATGTAGTattgaaaagtttttttttataaaattacctCTCAACTGGGTACATATTGCGTACAGCACCGAACCACCAATACGTGCTTGTGCAGGAAGATGAACCATCAAGTGCACCATAATATCAAAAAATGATGGTAGGAATATTGTCTCTAAGATGCATTGGGTTTCAGCTATTTCTGCCTCAAGCTTCTGCATCTCACTTATGCGTATCACAGgagaatatatttgtttgaaaaGGTTGCTTACACGGATCAGCGCTGCACTAACTCTCTCAGGCAAAATCCTTCTAATAGCTATAGGAAGCAGGTGCTGAAGCAAAATATGGTTATCATGGCTCTTCATCCCAACTAGTCTTTTCTCACTAACACAAACATTATTGCTTATATTTGACGCATACCCATCAGGAAACTTCACTCCCTTCAACACTTCACAAAACATCTTCGTCTCATCTGGACTCATTGTGTATGGAGCGGGAGGAAAGAAATATTTATCTCCAACTTTGACAGGATGAAGACCTTTCCTTATCCCTA includes:
- the LOC107304641 gene encoding uncharacterized protein LOC107304641, which translates into the protein MEFNEFDQPVGKAVVEFPNVVGSLVRTKGFPLCHDDWRHVNADAKQFIIDALECVYEMDERLENYSLATAGKKWKDYKADLKKTHFNETKTVEELIAACDDRVQPENWVWLVDHWLSPEAKARSMRGKMNRDKLLTPRTSGSKLFARARHEWIRTPPKSRVT